A genome region from Neptunomonas japonica JAMM 1380 includes the following:
- a CDS encoding DUF3617 domain-containing protein encodes MKILLSCAFMLSVLTLPINQTHAATVNSVPFNAGKWEITSRASMPMLAKPLVNKNIECIREKTISADHFTQKTRGNCKATDVRVNGKNIQWNMSCNIEGNLVTGRGDMQVQNTKVNGKAIIAMSMQGMKLEMTTTWSGKRLGECN; translated from the coding sequence ATGAAAATATTACTATCGTGCGCTTTTATGTTGAGCGTACTCACACTCCCCATAAACCAAACCCATGCAGCGACGGTAAACAGCGTGCCTTTTAATGCAGGAAAGTGGGAAATCACTAGCAGAGCCTCAATGCCAATGCTGGCAAAACCTCTCGTTAATAAGAATATTGAATGTATTCGTGAAAAAACGATAAGTGCTGACCACTTCACACAAAAAACTCGCGGTAACTGCAAAGCAACAGACGTGCGAGTTAATGGAAAAAACATACAATGGAATATGAGCTGCAACATTGAAGGCAACTTAGTAACAGGGCGTGGTGATATGCAGGTACAAAACACTAAAGTTAACGGCAAAGCTATCATTGCAATGTCTATGCAAGGAATGAAGTTAGAAATGACAACTACATGGAGCGGGAAACGTCTGGGAGAATGCAACTAG
- the arfB gene encoding alternative ribosome rescue aminoacyl-tRNA hydrolase ArfB, translating into MLQISNYVMIPDSEIELTAIRAQGAGGQNVNKVSSAIHLRFDINASSLPDYYKQQLLNINDHRITKEGIVVIKAQQFRTQEKNKEAALTRLLELIKSATAQQKPRKPTKPTKGSKTRRLDSKNKRGKTKQMRGKVTDS; encoded by the coding sequence GTGCTTCAAATTTCTAATTACGTCATGATTCCTGATAGCGAAATCGAACTAACAGCGATACGCGCTCAAGGTGCTGGGGGGCAGAACGTCAACAAGGTTTCAAGCGCCATCCACCTGCGATTTGATATTAACGCATCCTCACTACCGGACTACTACAAACAGCAGTTACTCAATATCAACGACCATCGCATCACCAAAGAAGGCATCGTGGTCATTAAAGCACAGCAATTTCGTACTCAAGAAAAAAACAAAGAAGCAGCTTTAACAAGATTATTAGAACTGATAAAAAGCGCCACAGCGCAACAAAAACCGAGAAAACCAACCAAGCCAACTAAGGGCTCAAAAACAAGACGACTGGATAGTAAAAACAAACGAGGAAAAACCAAACAAATGCGCGGAAAAGTCACTGACAGCTAG
- the tcdA gene encoding tRNA cyclic N6-threonylcarbamoyladenosine(37) synthase TcdA — translation MSAFDNRFGGTRRLYGADVVERFRNSHVCVIGIGGVGSWVAEALARSGIGEITLIDQDDICETNINRQIHALDGTVGQSKIAVMAERIRLINPECLVHEEHAFINRDNTPDLVQDCFDYVVDAIDSVKDKAALIGYCKRFKVPIVSVGGAGGQLDPTCVSVVDLSKTYNDPLAAKVRSMLRRHYGFSKNGKKFGVDCVYSTEQLRYPQPDGSVCGQKMMSDGQTKLDCDGGFGAAAVVTATFGMVAASRVLNKIMLKVSAE, via the coding sequence GTGTCTGCATTTGATAATCGTTTTGGTGGCACTCGTCGCTTATATGGCGCTGATGTTGTAGAGCGTTTCCGTAATTCCCATGTCTGTGTTATTGGCATAGGAGGGGTTGGTTCATGGGTGGCAGAGGCGCTAGCTCGTTCTGGAATCGGTGAAATTACGCTTATAGACCAAGATGATATTTGTGAAACGAATATTAATCGACAAATACATGCATTGGATGGAACGGTAGGTCAATCTAAAATAGCAGTGATGGCTGAGCGTATACGTTTGATTAATCCGGAATGCCTTGTGCATGAAGAGCATGCATTTATTAATCGTGACAATACACCTGATTTAGTCCAAGACTGTTTTGATTATGTGGTTGATGCAATCGATAGTGTTAAAGATAAAGCGGCATTGATCGGTTACTGCAAACGCTTTAAGGTACCCATTGTTTCTGTGGGTGGAGCCGGCGGGCAACTCGATCCAACATGTGTGAGTGTTGTCGATCTTTCTAAAACCTATAATGACCCCTTGGCCGCCAAAGTGCGCTCTATGTTGCGACGCCATTATGGGTTTAGCAAGAATGGTAAGAAGTTTGGTGTTGATTGTGTTTATTCCACTGAACAGTTGCGCTACCCTCAGCCTGATGGGTCGGTATGTGGGCAGAAAATGATGTCTGATGGCCAAACTAAGCTAGATTGTGATGGTGGTTTTGGTGCTGCAGCAGTGGTCACGGCCACGTTTGGCATGGTGGCAGCTTCGCGGGTACTTAATAAAATCATGCTAAAGGTGAGTGCGGAGTAG
- the hda gene encoding DnaA regulatory inactivator Hda — MNSANAPQQLPLGVTLRDDARFENYQIGDNGLVCEMLRQAAVGVGEPFLYIWGAKGTGCSHLLQAVCHAAEPCKRTAVYLPLNELLGLSPVILEGMEHLDLICIDNVEAVATSRVWEEALFHLYNRIRQEQNTLIVAANSAPRQLTIKLPDLVSRLSWGAVFSVAALNDEDKIQAIQLRAKIRGIDLAEDVARYLVHHASRDMNDLCLMLDRLDKASLMAQRKVTIPFIKQEMGW, encoded by the coding sequence ATGAACAGCGCTAATGCGCCACAGCAGCTCCCTTTAGGAGTGACTCTCAGGGATGATGCGCGATTTGAAAATTATCAGATAGGTGATAATGGGCTTGTGTGCGAAATGCTTCGCCAGGCCGCGGTGGGTGTAGGGGAGCCTTTCCTTTATATATGGGGCGCTAAAGGAACGGGTTGTTCTCATTTGTTACAAGCTGTTTGTCATGCGGCGGAGCCCTGCAAGAGAACCGCTGTCTATCTTCCATTGAATGAGCTTTTGGGCTTAAGCCCAGTGATCCTTGAAGGGATGGAACATCTCGACCTAATATGTATAGATAATGTAGAAGCTGTTGCTACATCGCGAGTATGGGAAGAAGCATTATTCCACTTGTATAACCGTATTCGTCAAGAGCAAAACACCTTGATTGTTGCGGCTAATTCAGCGCCGCGTCAGCTAACCATTAAATTGCCAGATCTTGTTTCTCGTCTTAGTTGGGGGGCTGTTTTTAGTGTTGCAGCACTTAACGATGAAGATAAGATACAGGCCATCCAGTTACGTGCAAAAATCCGTGGTATTGATCTTGCCGAGGATGTAGCGCGGTATTTGGTGCATCATGCAAGTAGAGATATGAATGATTTGTGTCTGATGCTGGATCGTCTTGATAAAGCATCGCTAATGGCGCAAAGAAAAGTAACTATTCCTTTTATAAAGCAAGAGATGGGCTGGTAG
- a CDS encoding AI-2E family transporter, which produces MDNVLTSQRFFLLLAVMASGFLLYLLGPILSPFLIGALLAYLTDPVADRLEELGVSRTAAVVIVFVILTTLITMLILLFIPKLTHQIQVMIHQIPAVIALFEEKAIPAIQAFLGDGVSFGDIESFKKLVASHWEKTGDIMAQVASGITRSGLAVVGWIANLLLIPVVTFYLLRDWDVMMDKIGHLLPRSVEPVVSRWAKESDEVLGAFIKGQLLVMLTLGFVYAVGLWLVGLDLALLLGMLAGLASIVPYMGFIVGIFAAGVAAYLQFHDPVILLWVSAVFGVGQALEGMVLTPLLVGDKIGLHPVAVIFAIMAGGQLFGFVGVLIALPVAAVIMVFLRHVHDGYKNSHLYGSDTVVDVIADEAPQEQDIGLDEQR; this is translated from the coding sequence ATGGATAATGTTCTCACATCGCAGCGCTTTTTTTTGCTGTTAGCTGTTATGGCTTCAGGCTTCTTGCTGTATTTATTGGGGCCCATCTTATCGCCATTCCTTATTGGTGCGCTACTGGCTTATTTAACGGATCCGGTAGCTGATCGGCTTGAAGAGTTAGGGGTCTCACGCACGGCAGCGGTTGTTATTGTGTTTGTTATCCTGACTACTTTAATAACGATGTTGATCTTGTTGTTTATTCCAAAACTAACGCATCAAATTCAAGTAATGATCCATCAGATACCCGCTGTTATTGCGCTTTTTGAAGAGAAGGCAATACCCGCTATCCAAGCATTTCTAGGTGATGGTGTTTCTTTTGGAGATATTGAGTCATTTAAAAAGCTAGTTGCCAGCCATTGGGAAAAAACAGGCGATATTATGGCGCAAGTTGCATCTGGCATTACGCGCTCTGGTTTGGCTGTTGTTGGTTGGATAGCAAACCTATTACTTATTCCCGTTGTAACATTTTACCTGTTACGTGACTGGGATGTGATGATGGATAAAATAGGGCACCTATTACCACGAAGTGTTGAGCCTGTAGTCTCTCGTTGGGCAAAAGAAAGTGATGAAGTGCTAGGCGCTTTTATTAAAGGGCAGCTGCTAGTCATGTTGACATTGGGTTTTGTATACGCAGTGGGCTTGTGGTTGGTTGGTTTGGATCTAGCTTTGCTGCTAGGTATGTTGGCAGGACTCGCAAGCATTGTTCCTTATATGGGCTTTATTGTTGGTATATTTGCTGCAGGTGTGGCTGCTTACTTGCAATTTCATGATCCTGTAATATTGTTGTGGGTATCTGCTGTCTTTGGTGTAGGTCAGGCTTTAGAAGGGATGGTTTTAACACCTTTGCTTGTGGGTGATAAAATAGGATTGCATCCGGTAGCCGTTATTTTTGCAATTATGGCAGGCGGGCAGCTTTTTGGTTTCGTTGGTGTGTTGATAGCACTTCCGGTCGCGGCTGTAATTATGGTATTTTTGCGCCATGTTCATGACGGATATAAAAATAGTCACTTGTATGGCTCTGATACCGTCGTTGATGTAATCGCAGATGAAGCACCGCAAGAACAGGATATAGGCTTAGATGAACAGCGCTAA
- a CDS encoding DUF2066 domain-containing protein: MRSILTGCGSGGYCMLQFSVLKMSLVHLFSMQNLLCFIVAQLIVLGFLISTPLRAELVENLYQTELLVSDRLTHPDDISLRFGLKRILVKVSGTTEASQIVDEFVFDPDLYMSKFHFESTYQVRTDAQGNDYLAQRLVLLFEQASIDKLLNSSDFFPLGKYRPRLLVWVLGDENKALLSFRQGLQQHAAQVAFPVTLLMANQVFIKQQTKGRLIEKISERSKSYPKALVIVVFFDENEIMHWTVVDEASHERVKWAFSKGGFASQLTKAFDAWFDSSGIKIDGKRALTKNSHQIIVTRVKNMADYAAIMEYVRSLPSIDLITVASLDNQTLTLALQSPLDSAEVSRLLSLDRRMLYMRPLQKEAESEATLRWRWFGTRGR, from the coding sequence ATGCGCAGCATTCTAACAGGTTGCGGGAGTGGCGGCTATTGTATGTTACAGTTTTCAGTTTTAAAAATGTCTCTGGTACATTTATTTAGCATGCAAAACCTTCTTTGTTTCATTGTTGCTCAATTAATAGTCTTGGGTTTCTTGATATCGACTCCGCTTAGAGCTGAGTTAGTTGAAAACTTATATCAAACAGAGCTCCTTGTTTCTGATCGTTTAACGCACCCCGATGATATTTCTCTGCGATTCGGTTTAAAACGCATATTAGTAAAGGTGAGCGGTACTACGGAGGCTTCACAAATCGTTGATGAATTTGTTTTTGATCCTGATCTTTATATGAGTAAATTTCATTTTGAGTCTACGTATCAGGTGCGTACGGATGCTCAAGGTAATGATTATCTTGCGCAGCGTCTGGTATTACTCTTTGAACAGGCATCTATAGATAAGTTGTTAAATAGCAGTGATTTTTTTCCTTTGGGAAAGTACAGGCCGCGATTGCTTGTTTGGGTGCTGGGAGATGAAAATAAGGCACTGTTAAGTTTTAGACAGGGTTTGCAACAGCATGCTGCTCAAGTGGCGTTTCCAGTGACTTTGTTGATGGCCAATCAGGTGTTTATTAAGCAGCAAACAAAAGGGAGGCTAATTGAGAAAATTAGTGAGCGTTCTAAGAGTTACCCTAAAGCATTAGTTATTGTTGTCTTTTTTGATGAAAATGAAATTATGCATTGGACCGTTGTTGATGAGGCTTCCCATGAAAGGGTTAAGTGGGCTTTTTCAAAGGGTGGCTTTGCTTCACAGTTAACGAAGGCATTTGATGCGTGGTTTGATTCTTCAGGAATTAAAATTGATGGCAAAAGAGCTTTAACGAAAAATTCTCATCAGATAATCGTGACAAGAGTTAAAAATATGGCAGACTATGCAGCAATTATGGAATACGTCCGGTCGCTGCCTTCCATTGACTTAATAACGGTTGCGTCATTGGATAACCAAACATTGACCCTTGCATTGCAAAGTCCTTTGGATAGCGCCGAAGTATCGCGTTTGTTGAGCTTAGATAGGCGTATGTTGTATATGCGCCCCTTGCAGAAAGAAGCAGAATCAGAAGCCACTTTGCGTTGGCGATGGTTTGGTACACGAGGTAGGTAA
- the purM gene encoding phosphoribosylformylglycinamidine cyclo-ligase, whose amino-acid sequence MSTGSDQTSLSYKDAGVDIDAGNALVDRIKSIAKRTARPEVMGGLGGFGALCEIPEGYKQPVLVSGTDGVGTKLRLAMELQKHDTIGIDLVAMCVNDLIVAGAEPLFFLDYYATGKLNIEMAADVVTGIGKGCELSGAALVGGETAEMPGMYEGDDYDLAGFCVGIVEKSEIIDGSKVSVGDTLIGLAASGPHSNGYSLIRKIIDVSDADLDQDIEGRTLKDALLEPTRIYVKSVLNLLKNGQVNALSHITGGGLLENIPRVLPDNAKAVINTNSWTIPGVFQWLQSAGNVDSREMYRTFNCGVGMVICVPADQAQASINLLKDTGEDAWVIGHIDTANDGEEQVELIDAE is encoded by the coding sequence ATGTCTACTGGTTCTGACCAAACATCACTTAGTTACAAAGACGCTGGCGTTGATATTGATGCAGGAAATGCATTGGTTGATCGAATTAAAAGTATTGCAAAGCGTACAGCTCGCCCAGAGGTCATGGGTGGTCTCGGCGGCTTTGGAGCGCTGTGTGAAATCCCTGAAGGATACAAACAGCCCGTTCTTGTTTCTGGCACCGATGGTGTTGGCACAAAATTACGCCTAGCAATGGAGCTGCAAAAACATGACACCATTGGCATTGACTTGGTGGCTATGTGCGTTAACGACCTGATCGTAGCCGGAGCAGAACCTTTGTTCTTCCTCGACTACTATGCCACCGGGAAACTTAATATCGAAATGGCAGCGGATGTTGTTACTGGTATTGGCAAAGGTTGTGAGCTTTCAGGTGCAGCCCTCGTGGGCGGCGAAACGGCTGAGATGCCAGGCATGTATGAAGGCGACGATTACGATCTTGCCGGATTCTGCGTCGGTATTGTAGAAAAGTCTGAAATCATTGATGGCAGCAAAGTTAGCGTAGGCGACACTTTAATTGGATTAGCTGCCTCAGGCCCGCATTCAAATGGCTACTCCCTGATTCGTAAAATCATTGACGTATCCGATGCAGACCTTGATCAAGATATCGAAGGGCGCACGCTAAAAGATGCACTACTTGAGCCTACACGCATTTATGTTAAGTCTGTTCTTAACCTGCTAAAAAATGGCCAAGTAAACGCGCTGTCACACATTACAGGTGGCGGCTTACTTGAAAATATTCCTCGTGTATTACCTGATAATGCTAAAGCGGTTATCAATACCAACTCATGGACAATACCTGGCGTATTCCAATGGCTCCAGTCAGCTGGAAACGTCGATTCGCGTGAAATGTATCGCACATTCAACTGTGGCGTAGGCATGGTAATTTGTGTTCCTGCTGACCAAGCACAGGCATCTATTAACCTGCTAAAAGACACAGGCGAAGATGCTTGGGTCATCGGTCATATCGACACAGCCAACGATGGCGAAGAACAAGTAGAGCTTATCGACGCGGAGTAA
- the purN gene encoding phosphoribosylglycinamide formyltransferase, whose amino-acid sequence MPLKRIVVLISGSGSNLQAIMDAIESGRIHGQIVQVISNKTDAYGLVRAANAGIPTTCIDHKTFASREAFDDEVRRCIDINQADLIILAGFMRILSARFVQHFSGRMLNIHPSLLPKYKGLHTHQRALAANDLEHGCTVHYVTEELDGGPLLIQAVVPILQNDDENSLQSRVHTREHAAYPLAVEWICAGRVRFDKDGIHLDEELLPDSGFRLGYDT is encoded by the coding sequence ATGCCCCTGAAACGGATTGTAGTACTGATTTCGGGAAGCGGCTCTAACCTGCAAGCCATCATGGATGCTATTGAATCTGGCCGTATACACGGCCAGATCGTTCAGGTTATCAGCAACAAAACCGATGCATACGGATTAGTTCGCGCTGCCAATGCAGGAATCCCGACAACCTGCATAGACCACAAAACCTTCGCCTCTCGCGAAGCCTTTGACGACGAAGTTCGACGCTGTATTGATATCAACCAAGCAGACTTAATTATTCTTGCCGGGTTTATGCGAATCCTTTCAGCAAGATTTGTTCAGCATTTTTCTGGCCGCATGCTTAATATACATCCTTCACTTCTACCTAAGTACAAAGGCCTACACACACATCAACGGGCACTTGCTGCTAATGACCTAGAGCATGGCTGCACAGTACACTATGTAACTGAAGAATTAGACGGTGGCCCCTTACTGATACAGGCCGTTGTTCCCATTCTACAAAATGACGATGAAAACAGCCTGCAAAGCCGTGTTCATACACGCGAACATGCTGCATACCCATTAGCTGTCGAATGGATTTGCGCAGGCCGAGTTCGCTTTGACAAAGATGGCATACATCTAGATGAGGAACTTTTACCAGATTCTGGTTTCAGACTAGGCTACGACACTTAA
- a CDS encoding DUF3108 domain-containing protein: protein MSSFIKALLTSAFLIPAITNANTSPPVLPFTAVYSSQWNAGIALKGEVERSLSSTPDGQWLFRTYASALIASIDEKSTVVFNNSEVTPQKYHYKKLVLGKKREAKLAFDWANMSVKNDVDDKPWKMDIPAKAQDKLSYQLQMRLDLKAGKKGPFSYKIADGGRLKEYDFKIIGEEKIQSPLGEFDTIKVEMDRGPKAARKTYIWYAPKLDYMIIKLKQIEGDGKTYALQLKSMETF, encoded by the coding sequence ATGTCTTCATTTATTAAGGCATTGCTTACTTCAGCTTTTCTGATTCCAGCAATTACAAACGCAAATACCTCCCCCCCAGTTCTGCCCTTTACTGCCGTATACTCATCACAATGGAATGCGGGAATTGCCCTCAAAGGGGAAGTCGAACGATCACTCTCTAGCACCCCTGATGGACAGTGGTTATTTCGCACTTATGCTAGCGCTCTTATTGCGTCAATCGATGAAAAAAGCACGGTTGTATTTAACAACTCCGAAGTAACTCCTCAAAAATACCACTATAAGAAACTCGTGCTAGGCAAAAAACGTGAAGCAAAGCTCGCTTTCGACTGGGCAAACATGAGCGTAAAAAACGATGTTGATGATAAACCTTGGAAAATGGATATTCCAGCCAAAGCACAAGACAAGCTAAGCTATCAGCTACAGATGCGCCTTGATCTGAAAGCCGGAAAAAAAGGACCTTTTAGCTATAAAATAGCAGACGGTGGCCGCCTCAAAGAATACGACTTCAAAATTATCGGCGAAGAAAAAATACAATCTCCTCTCGGTGAATTCGATACTATCAAAGTTGAGATGGACAGAGGCCCTAAGGCCGCCCGCAAAACCTATATTTGGTATGCCCCCAAGCTTGACTACATGATTATTAAACTCAAACAAATTGAAGGCGATGGCAAAACTTACGCTCTTCAACTGAAATCCATGGAAACATTCTGA
- a CDS encoding YfcL family protein produces the protein MPKTNGDTLYNWLLQQELQGDDDRRFYSSYLLGHVSLALADTEELPEQFIERLNQGLNDAIPDDKLSEKDIEGIHALLAEGLK, from the coding sequence ATGCCAAAAACAAATGGTGACACTCTCTACAACTGGCTCCTTCAGCAAGAGCTACAAGGTGATGACGACCGACGCTTTTATTCAAGCTACCTTTTAGGCCATGTTAGCCTAGCCCTAGCCGATACAGAGGAGTTACCGGAGCAATTTATAGAGCGCTTAAACCAAGGCCTTAATGACGCGATCCCTGATGACAAGCTCTCTGAAAAAGATATAGAAGGCATTCACGCACTCTTAGCTGAAGGTCTAAAATAA
- a CDS encoding murein transglycosylase A, with product MLTHATRCLLSPRTITTSCIALLLHGCSSITPPPPGVNHATCWNKLHGWQQDSFSEALPALLSQCPRLSKKSPEWKNICSSAKSLTLASDVEVRRFIEENFIPHTIIGTAGKNEGLITGYYEPTLNGSLKPDDQYSYPLYQTPKDMLTVKLDSRFKELKGKRVRGRITGNTVIPYYSRAEIDKPESPLKGQELLWVDDPDAAFFLHIQGSGRIQLTDGSMVGVGYANQNGHPYVAIGKKLIETGALTREEVSLDTIRQWLDTNPSKAQALKNQNPSYVFFTMRHDLEFGPRGSLNVPLTPERSVAVDRKIIPLGTPLWVTTTLPGTNKPYQRLVFAQDTGGAINGPVRADVFFGRGERAEKLAGEMKQKGSIYALLPKPANSQNQMNCQ from the coding sequence ATGCTTACCCATGCCACCCGCTGCTTATTGTCGCCTCGGACCATAACCACCAGCTGCATCGCTTTATTACTTCATGGCTGCAGCTCGATTACCCCTCCACCACCTGGAGTCAACCACGCCACGTGCTGGAATAAACTACATGGCTGGCAACAAGACTCTTTTAGCGAAGCGCTGCCTGCACTGCTTAGCCAATGCCCAAGGCTCAGTAAAAAATCGCCTGAGTGGAAGAACATTTGCAGCTCAGCTAAGTCTCTTACCTTGGCATCCGATGTCGAAGTTCGCCGCTTTATAGAAGAAAACTTTATACCCCACACGATCATCGGCACTGCTGGAAAAAACGAAGGCCTAATAACAGGCTATTACGAACCGACACTCAATGGCAGTCTAAAACCAGACGATCAGTACAGCTACCCGCTATACCAAACACCGAAAGACATGCTAACGGTTAAGCTTGATTCTCGTTTCAAAGAACTCAAAGGAAAGCGCGTACGCGGACGAATCACAGGAAACACAGTGATTCCTTATTACAGTCGTGCTGAAATTGATAAACCAGAGTCCCCACTCAAGGGCCAAGAGCTACTTTGGGTTGATGATCCAGATGCTGCTTTTTTTCTACATATCCAAGGGTCAGGGCGAATACAACTCACAGATGGCAGCATGGTGGGCGTAGGTTACGCTAATCAAAATGGCCACCCCTATGTAGCTATTGGAAAAAAGCTTATTGAAACAGGCGCGCTAACACGCGAAGAAGTTTCTTTAGACACTATCAGGCAATGGCTCGATACTAATCCATCTAAAGCTCAAGCACTGAAAAACCAAAACCCTAGCTATGTTTTTTTTACGATGAGACACGACTTGGAGTTCGGCCCTCGCGGCTCTCTCAACGTCCCACTGACACCTGAGCGTAGCGTAGCTGTAGACAGAAAAATAATTCCACTGGGCACGCCGCTATGGGTTACCACAACACTACCCGGCACCAACAAGCCTTACCAGCGCCTAGTATTCGCACAAGACACAGGCGGCGCAATCAACGGGCCTGTTCGGGCAGATGTGTTTTTTGGGCGAGGAGAGCGAGCAGAAAAACTAGCAGGCGAGATGAAACAAAAAGGCAGCATATATGCCCTGCTACCAAAACCAGCTAACAGCCAAAATCAAATGAACTGCCAATAA
- a CDS encoding cold-shock protein, whose protein sequence is MSTTTGTVKWFNEEKGFGFIEQENGPDVFAHFRAIAGDGFKTLAEGQKVEFTVTQGQKGLQAENIVAL, encoded by the coding sequence ATGTCTACAACTACTGGCACAGTAAAATGGTTTAACGAAGAGAAAGGTTTCGGTTTCATCGAGCAGGAAAACGGCCCTGACGTTTTCGCTCATTTCCGTGCTATCGCTGGTGACGGTTTCAAAACTTTGGCTGAAGGCCAGAAAGTTGAGTTTACTGTTACTCAGGGCCAGAAAGGTCTTCAAGCAGAAAACATCGTAGCACTTTAA
- a CDS encoding RNA methyltransferase: protein MNQQVVSIGLVNPKSPTNVGAVMRAAGCYRASAVFYTGARYSRAAKFNTDTKDVRNNITLAGVDCLLEHVPVGSKVVCVELVEGATSLPEFEHPDNAFYIFGPEDSSLDQQVVDRADAVVYIPTVGCMNLAATVNVVLYDRLAKSSLVVEGDELIRQSRDTNNKVKISALTTD, encoded by the coding sequence ATGAATCAGCAAGTGGTCAGTATTGGCTTGGTTAACCCAAAGAGCCCAACAAATGTTGGGGCTGTTATGCGTGCAGCGGGTTGTTATAGAGCCAGTGCTGTTTTTTATACGGGTGCGCGTTACTCGCGTGCAGCAAAGTTTAATACTGATACAAAAGATGTCCGTAACAATATTACATTAGCTGGAGTTGACTGCTTGCTTGAGCATGTACCTGTAGGGTCAAAAGTTGTTTGTGTTGAGTTAGTAGAAGGAGCGACTTCGCTGCCTGAGTTTGAGCATCCGGATAATGCTTTTTATATTTTTGGGCCAGAAGATAGCTCTCTTGATCAGCAAGTTGTTGATCGTGCAGACGCTGTTGTCTATATACCGACAGTGGGCTGCATGAATTTAGCGGCTACTGTCAATGTTGTTTTGTACGATAGGCTTGCTAAATCGTCTTTAGTCGTTGAAGGCGATGAATTAATTCGTCAAAGCAGAGATACTAATAATAAAGTAAAGATTAGTGCTTTGACTACAGACTGA
- a CDS encoding cysteine dioxygenase, which yields MHNLTRFRSFIQDFTRLIDVAGNDEKKIFVTGKALLQGLIKCDDWLPEEFSQASSDQYQQFLLHCDPHERFSVASFVWGPGQLTPIHDHTVWGMVGVMRGGEVCEEFSVDQASGEVVAAGQHTLQVGDVDLVSPAVGDIHRVSNALSDDVSVSIHIYGANIGMVDRHTYDQNSKKVQSFISGYTNPVLPNIWG from the coding sequence ATGCATAATTTGACTAGATTTAGGTCTTTTATCCAAGATTTCACCCGCTTAATTGATGTTGCTGGCAATGACGAAAAGAAAATATTTGTGACAGGTAAAGCGCTTCTTCAAGGCCTGATTAAGTGTGATGACTGGTTGCCTGAAGAGTTTTCTCAAGCCTCTTCGGATCAATATCAGCAGTTTTTATTGCACTGTGATCCTCATGAGAGGTTTTCTGTAGCGAGCTTTGTCTGGGGGCCGGGCCAGTTAACGCCTATTCATGATCATACTGTATGGGGAATGGTCGGTGTCATGCGTGGTGGTGAGGTTTGTGAAGAGTTTAGTGTTGATCAAGCAAGCGGAGAAGTGGTTGCTGCTGGTCAGCATACCTTGCAAGTAGGTGATGTTGACTTGGTTTCTCCAGCGGTGGGGGATATTCATCGAGTTTCCAATGCTTTAAGCGATGATGTCTCTGTCAGTATTCATATATATGGGGCCAACATCGGTATGGTTGACCGGCATACTTATGATCAAAATTCTAAGAAGGTACAGTCCTTCATCTCTGGATATACTAATCCAGTATTACCCAATATTTGGGGTTGA